CGCTCGCCGAGCTTGCGCAGCTCGCGCTCTAAACGCGAGACCCGCTCGCGCGCGCGGCGGCGGTCGATCTCGAGCTTGCTCTCGCCCGGGCCCTGTCCGCCGATGCCGCCGGCAAGGCGCGAGAGCGCGGGGTTGCGGCCCACGAGCCGCGGCATCCGGTAGCGAAGCTGCGCCAGCTCCACCTGCAGCTTTCCATCCTTGCTGCGCGCGTGCTGGGCGAAGATGTCCAGAATGAGTTGCGTCCGGTCAATGACCCGCAGCTCCGTGGCCTCGCCCAGGTTCTTGACCTGCACCGGCGAGAGAGAGCGGTCGAAGATGATGAGGTTCGCCCCGCGGTGGAGCGCCTGGATGGAGAGCTCGTCGATGCGCCCGCGCCCGATCAGCGTCGCGGCGTCGGGGCGGCGAAGGCGGATGAGCTCGCTGCCCACCACGGCCACCCCTGCCGTCTCGGCCAGCGCCACGAGCTCGGCCTGCCGGGCCTCTGCCTCCGCGCGAGAGCGCGTGGCCAGCGTCACCAGCACGGCTCTTTCTTTGGAGCGCTGCTCCTCTTCGGGGATGAGCTGATCGGCCTGATCCGAAAGCGCGCGCTCGAGCTCTTTGACCCGCGTGTCGAAGTCCCCCTCGACGTCCTGCCAGGGGACGAGTCCCGTTCTTTGAATCTTGCCGCCGGCGGCCGTGTCCGAGACATCGTGCGCGGGCGCCGCGATCTGCGCGACCTCGATCTCGTCCGGAGACCCGCCATCTGTGATGGTGAGCGCCCCGATGGCATCGAGGCGCAGCAGCGCCAGGTCGGAGAGGTCGTCTGGATCGAGCCCGTCGCCGGCTGGGTGGGAGTGGATGAAACGGAAACCCGCCAGGCGCGCCGCCGCCACCCTCGTGCGCGAGCGATCGAACTCCGGCAGCGTGATGCGGTGCGGGCTCCCCACGCTCACCCCGCGCACCTTCCCCCGCCGATCGAGCAGCACGCCGATCTGGCGCCCGGTATCGGCCGTAATCTCGGCCAGCGAACGCAAGAGTTCGGGCCCGGCCAGCGCCGAGGGATGCGTCTTTCGCCGATAGAGGTATTCAAGCGCCTTGATCTGCGCCGGGGACAGGCCCGACTTGTTGCCTTCAATGCGGGAAATGGCTGGCTCCAGTCCTGCCCCGTTGGGGGCGGGTGTTTCTAGGATAGCCAGTCTGCTGGGGAGGGGGT
Above is a genomic segment from Chrysiogenia bacterium containing:
- the hflX gene encoding GTPase HflX; amino-acid sequence: MRSLAEITADTGRQIGVLLDRRGKVRGVSVGSPHRITLPEFDRSRTRVAAARLAGFRFIHSHPAGDGLDPDDLSDLALLRLDAIGALTITDGGSPDEIEVAQIAAPAHDVSDTAAGGKIQRTGLVPWQDVEGDFDTRVKELERALSDQADQLIPEEEQRSKERAVLVTLATRSRAEAEARQAELVALAETAGVAVVGSELIRLRRPDAATLIGRGRIDELSIQALHRGANLIIFDRSLSPVQVKNLGEATELRVIDRTQLILDIFAQHARSKDGKLQVELAQLRYRMPRLVGRNPALSRLAGGIGGQGPGESKLEIDRRRARERVSRLERELRKLGERRQLGRKARGRNDEPLVSLVGYTNAGKSTLFNALTRGGALAANQLFATLDPTTRRMFLGDFEGRFPDTPAEVLASDTVGFIRELPEELVEAFRATLEELRDADLLLHVVDASSPVWPEQRQAVLKILGELELGDVPMLTVFNKADLLSEESREAPWPGLLVSAGTGEGLDKLREALAAEISEIRARGAREARRAAEEARVDEFWL